Proteins from a single region of Gasterosteus aculeatus chromosome Y, fGasAcu3.hap1.1, whole genome shotgun sequence:
- the LOC144391353 gene encoding uncharacterized protein LOC144391353, producing MDQLQINLGLMTAQKGVLKPSRGKTIPLSTVSDVTAQSLLHQSVKKIRDFNPDLDEGAFILLYADASKVINTPGTQRPFILEQYQAELGKPCARTTIFICPKKDFEEVGKVSDISDTEIVIKRPLPTFDLADTLPCEPVHESTPIQTHTEDIRPSTSGCPGMARTYYSNYTDLYALIVIDDNKRIQVCVV from the exons ATGGACCAACTTCAG ATTAATCTTGGCTTGATGACTGCTCAGAAGGGTGTTTTAAAGCCCTCACGTGGGAAAACCATTCCCTTATCAACCGTCTCTGACGTCACCGCTCAAAGTCTTCTTCATCAGAGTGTGAAGAAAATAAGGGACTTCAACCCAGACCTGGATGAAGGAGCCTTTATCCTTCTGTATGCAGATGCATCTAAAGTCATCAATACCCCTGGGACACAAAGACCTTTTATTCTAGAACAATATCAAGCAGAATTAGGCAAACCATGTGCAAGGACCACAATTTTTATCTGCCCAAAGAAGGACTTTGAAGAAG TTGGGAAAGTGTCCGACATTTCTGACACAGAGATTGTGATAAAAAGACCCCTCCCAACATTTGACCTGGCTGACACGTTG CCATGTGAACCTGTGCATGAAAGCACTCCAATACAGACTCATACAGAGGATATCCGTCCAAGTACCTCCGGATGTCCTGGAATGGCGAGAACATATTACAG caaCTACACAGACCTGTATGCGCTTATTGTCATTGATGACAATAAGCGCATACAGGTCTGTGTagtttaa